A genomic segment from Echeneis naucrates chromosome 20, fEcheNa1.1, whole genome shotgun sequence encodes:
- the ncf2 gene encoding neutrophil cytosol factor 2, giving the protein MSFVDTLRQWDEAVSCVDKEDLSEAFRIFLSIQEPNSKICFDIGCLHLLKQDLDAAEKAFDCSIRKDEHLAVAFFQRGITFYKKQRYEESLGDFQHAFKALRGNQLIDYKALGLRYKLYACDVLHNMALAEAQLSNWEKAQENLVKALNYKTEFKLNIIDKALQSTLKQKLFKLVEFPSKELFKPNKTYVAELEKKDYLGKAKVVASVVPQDEFSGFAPLQPQVEDGPTGPKEPEVLRALEGEPHTVLFEFVPETSDELAVVPGNIVFVLHKGADNWASVIFNARRGLVPYNYLERLEISLASKQNEETRKPLTTLEPPTRPERKQGSIPRDNSKENTQREDAQPTDNSYIVKVCFTFNFVVSVPPGSSYTTLVEKISKKLNRPFSAITLSLTSETDEQSVININSDMERVWSHIKDRHITLWCKTKEQTDEKTREITLVATHSYESSNPEDLTFHQGDTIRLLSRVNQDWLEGQCNGNTGIFPASFVEEVPVNG; this is encoded by the exons ATGTCTTTTGTGGACACCCTGCGTCAGTGGGATGAGGCTGTCTCTTGTGTTGACAAGGAGGACCTGTCAGAGGCATTCAGGATTTTCCTGTCAATCCAAGAACCAAACTCCAAAATTTGTTTTGATATAGGCTGCCTCCATCTTCTTAAACAAGACCTGGATGCTGCTGAAAAG GCATTTGATTGCAGCATACGTAAAGATGAACATTTGGCTGTTGCTTTTTTCCAAAGAGGCATCACCTTCTACAAAAAGCAGAG ATATGAGGAGAGCTTAGGTGATTTCCAGCATGCCTTCAAGGCACTAAGAGGCAACCAGCTGATAGATTACAAAGCACTCGGTCTCAGATACAAATTATATGCCTGTGAT GTTCTCCACAACATGGCCCTGGCTGAAGCTCAGCTCAGCAACTGGGAAAAGGCCCAGGAAAACCTTGTGAAGGCTCTCAACTACAAGACAGAGTTCAAGCTCAATATCATTGACAAAGCTCTGCAATCTACATTG aaacagaaacttttcaaactaGTTGAGTTCCCATCAAAAGAACTATTTAAACCAAATAAGACCTATGTTGCTGAGCTGGAGAAGAAGGACTACTTGGGCAAAGCAAAG gTGGTTGCATCTGTGGTTCCTCAGGATGAATTTTCAGGATTTGCACCACTACAGCCACAG GTTGAGGATGGCCCAACTGGTCCAAAGGAACCTGAAGTTCTCAG GGCTTTGGAAGGTGAGCCCCACACTGTCCTGTTTGAGTTTGTCCCTGAGACCAGCGATGAGCTGGCTGTGGTGCCAGGAAACATTGTGTTCGTACTGCACAAGGGTGCTGACAACTGGGCATCTGTGATCTTCAATGCAAGA AGAGGACTTGTTCCTTATAACTACTTGGAGCGTTTGGAGATCTCATTGGCGTCGAAACAGAACGAG GAAACACGTAAACCACTAACAACTCTAGAACCACCAACCAGACCTGAAAGGAAACAGG GTTCTATCCCAAGAGATAACAGCAAGGAAAACACACAACGTGAG GATGCACAGCCCACTGACAATTCATACATCGTCAAAGTCTGTTTCACATTCAATTTTGTGGTCTCTGTACCACCGGGGTCTTCCTATACAACGCTGGTTGAGAAAATCAGTAAAAAACTCAATCGCCCTTTCTCTGCAATCACCTTAAG cttAACATCAGAgactgatgaacaaagtgtgATCAATATCAACTCAGATATGGAGCGTGTGTGGAGTCACATCAAGGACAGACACATTACCCTGTGGTGCAAAACAAAGGAG CAAACCGATGAAAAGACACGAGAAATTACATTGGTGGCCACTCATTCCTATGAGTCATCAAATCCAGAGGACCTCACTTTTCATCAGGGGGACACAATCAGATTGCTCTCAAGAG ttaaCCAGGACTGGTTAGAAGGACAATGTAATGGCAACACTGGCATATTCCCTGCATCCTTTGTCGAAGAAGTTCCTGTTAATGGCTAG